CCAGCAGCTGGCGTGTTTCGTATTGCACATCCGCTTGGCCGCGATCCGGTCGATCCTTGAGGCCGTACTGGTGAACCCGGGCAATACGACTCACACGCCCGACGAATCCGACAGACAGGCCATTGGCTGTGACTTCGGTGCGCAGGTAGCGGGCCGTTTTCAACTTACCGAACATCTTGCCCTTGATCCTGCCTTTTTTCCCGCGCAGGTCCTTGGGTTTGCGTGGCGCGAACGCCGAACCATCAGGATTGCGCTGGGTCGTTATGCGTTTTGACTGGC
This DNA window, taken from Pseudomonas fluorescens NCIMB 11764, encodes the following:
- a CDS encoding phage virion morphogenesis protein, which gives rise to MSNDLQALETWVSVLLAKLDEGERRKLLGVVARDLRRSQSKRITTQRNPDGSAFAPRKPKDLRGKKGRIKGKMFGKLKTARYLRTEVTANGLSVGFVGRVSRIARVHQYGLKDRPDRGQADVQYETRQLLGFSGDELENIRNLFIDHLAG